A region of Kribbella sp. NBC_01245 DNA encodes the following proteins:
- the metH gene encoding methionine synthase — MLEVVVPDRPDLRQVLKERVVVADGAMGTMLQAYDLSLDEFQGHEGCNEILSITRPDVVRAIHKAYFDVGVDAVETNTFGANFANLGEYGISDRIYELSEAGARLAREAADEASTPDQPRFVLGSVGPGTKLPTLGHTTFEILRDAYAENVRGLVDGGADAVIIETTQDLLQTKASVIGAKHALAAADSTIPIIVSVTVETTGTMLLGSEIGAALTALEPLGIDLIGLNCATGPKEMSEHLRYLSRHSTIPLACMPNAGLPQLTADGAYYPLTPEELADAHETFVESYGLSLVGGCCGTTPEHLRQVVERVGGRASKVREPKPEAGVASLYQTVPFRQDTSYLSIGERTNANGSKAFKEAMLAEDWEGCVEIARAQIRDGAHLLDLCVDYVGRDGVADMKQIASRLATASTLPIVLDSTEPQVLEAGLAMLGGRCALNSVNFEDGEAPDSRFAKIAGLAKEYGAAVVALTIDESGQARTAETKVAIAERLLETLERDYGIAGHDVLIDTLTFTLATGQEESRRDGIETIEAIRLLKQRRPDVQTVLGLSNISFGLNPAARHVLNSVFLHECVQAGLDSAIVHASRIMPMSKIADDQREAALDLIYDRRREGYDPLQHLLELFDGVKSADVKASKLQELLDMPVDERLRQRIIDGERNGVEADLDESMAAGKKALQIINEDLLEGMKVVGELFGSGQMQLPFVLQSAEVMKTCVAYLEPHMEKVEGDEGKGTIVLATVKGDVHDIGKNLVDIILTNNGYSVVNLGIKQPVNAILEAAEENKADVIGMSGLLVKSTVVMKENLEEMNQRGLAQKWPVLLGGAALTRAYVEQDLGNLFEGEVRYARDAFEGLRLMDAAMAVKRGVPGASLPKPRERRVRATTSVLDLPLEEVPARSDVALDNPIPTPPFWGDRIVKGIPLGEYSGYLDERATFLGQWGLRGTRGDTGPSYDELVETEGRPRLRMWMDRVKTDGILEAAVVYGYWPCYSEANELVVLDPADKSTELHRFEFPRQRRDRFLCLSDFFRPKDSGELDVVAFHLVTMGPKVAEVTGELFAKNAYREYLELHGLSVQLTEALAEYWHARVRDELGFGKDDGDLDRMLRDQEYRGSRYSFGYPACPNLEDRAKLVDLLKPERIGVELSEELQLHPEQSTDALVVHHPEAKYFNAS; from the coding sequence ATGCTGGAGGTAGTTGTGCCCGATCGTCCCGACCTTCGCCAGGTGCTCAAAGAGCGCGTAGTCGTGGCGGACGGAGCGATGGGCACGATGTTGCAGGCCTATGACCTGAGCCTGGACGAGTTCCAGGGTCACGAGGGTTGTAACGAGATCCTCAGCATCACCCGGCCGGACGTCGTGCGCGCCATCCACAAGGCGTACTTCGACGTCGGCGTGGACGCCGTCGAGACGAACACCTTCGGCGCCAACTTCGCCAACCTCGGGGAGTACGGGATCTCCGACCGGATCTACGAGCTGAGCGAGGCGGGCGCGCGCCTGGCCCGTGAGGCCGCCGACGAGGCCTCGACGCCGGACCAGCCGCGGTTCGTGCTCGGCAGTGTCGGGCCGGGCACGAAGCTGCCGACGCTCGGTCACACCACCTTCGAGATCCTGCGCGACGCCTACGCGGAGAACGTGCGCGGTCTGGTCGACGGTGGCGCCGACGCGGTCATCATCGAGACCACCCAGGATCTGCTGCAGACCAAGGCGAGCGTGATCGGCGCGAAGCACGCGCTGGCCGCGGCCGACTCGACCATCCCGATCATCGTCTCGGTCACCGTCGAGACCACCGGCACGATGCTGCTCGGCAGTGAGATCGGCGCCGCCCTGACCGCGCTGGAGCCGCTCGGCATCGACCTGATCGGCCTGAACTGTGCCACCGGGCCGAAGGAGATGAGCGAGCACCTGCGCTATCTCTCTCGGCACTCGACCATCCCGCTCGCCTGTATGCCGAATGCGGGTCTGCCGCAGCTCACCGCCGACGGCGCTTACTACCCGCTGACGCCGGAGGAGCTGGCCGACGCGCACGAGACCTTCGTCGAGTCGTACGGCTTGTCCCTGGTCGGCGGCTGTTGCGGTACGACGCCGGAGCACCTCCGCCAGGTCGTCGAGCGGGTCGGCGGGCGTGCCTCCAAGGTGCGCGAGCCGAAGCCCGAGGCCGGAGTGGCGTCGCTCTACCAAACGGTGCCCTTCCGCCAGGACACGTCGTACCTGTCGATCGGTGAGCGCACCAACGCGAACGGGTCGAAGGCCTTCAAGGAGGCCATGCTCGCCGAGGACTGGGAGGGCTGCGTAGAGATCGCGCGCGCCCAGATCCGCGACGGCGCGCACCTGCTGGACCTCTGCGTCGACTACGTCGGCCGGGACGGCGTGGCGGATATGAAGCAGATCGCGAGCCGCCTCGCGACGGCGTCGACCCTGCCGATCGTGCTGGACTCGACCGAGCCGCAGGTGCTCGAGGCCGGTCTGGCCATGCTCGGCGGCCGTTGTGCGCTCAACTCGGTCAACTTCGAGGACGGCGAGGCGCCGGATTCGCGGTTCGCCAAGATCGCCGGTCTGGCCAAGGAGTACGGCGCTGCCGTGGTGGCGCTGACGATCGACGAGAGTGGCCAGGCGCGTACGGCGGAGACCAAGGTCGCGATCGCCGAGCGACTGCTGGAGACGCTCGAACGGGACTACGGGATCGCCGGTCACGACGTACTGATCGACACCTTGACCTTCACCCTGGCCACTGGTCAGGAGGAGTCGCGTCGCGACGGTATCGAGACGATCGAGGCCATTCGGCTGCTGAAGCAGCGCCGGCCGGATGTGCAGACCGTGCTCGGCCTGTCGAACATCTCGTTCGGCCTCAACCCGGCCGCGCGGCACGTGCTGAACTCGGTGTTCCTGCACGAGTGCGTCCAGGCCGGGCTCGATTCGGCCATCGTGCACGCGAGCCGGATCATGCCGATGTCGAAGATCGCCGACGACCAGCGCGAAGCGGCGCTCGACCTGATCTACGACCGCCGGCGCGAGGGGTACGACCCGCTGCAGCACCTGCTGGAGCTGTTCGACGGCGTCAAGTCGGCCGACGTCAAGGCGAGCAAGCTGCAGGAGCTGCTCGACATGCCGGTCGATGAGCGCCTGAGGCAACGAATCATCGACGGCGAGCGCAACGGCGTCGAGGCCGACCTGGACGAGTCGATGGCGGCAGGCAAGAAGGCGCTGCAGATCATCAACGAGGACCTGCTCGAAGGCATGAAGGTCGTTGGCGAGCTGTTCGGTTCGGGCCAGATGCAGCTGCCGTTCGTGCTGCAGTCGGCCGAGGTGATGAAGACCTGCGTGGCCTATCTCGAACCGCACATGGAGAAGGTCGAAGGCGACGAGGGCAAGGGCACGATCGTGCTCGCCACGGTCAAGGGCGATGTGCACGACATCGGCAAGAACCTGGTCGACATCATCCTCACCAACAACGGCTACAGCGTGGTCAACCTCGGCATCAAGCAGCCGGTGAACGCGATCCTCGAGGCCGCCGAGGAGAACAAGGCCGACGTGATCGGCATGTCCGGGCTGCTGGTGAAGTCGACCGTGGTGATGAAGGAGAACCTCGAGGAGATGAACCAGCGCGGCCTCGCCCAGAAGTGGCCGGTCCTCCTCGGCGGCGCCGCCCTCACCCGGGCGTACGTCGAACAGGATCTGGGCAATCTCTTCGAAGGCGAAGTGCGGTACGCACGCGACGCGTTCGAGGGGTTGCGCCTGATGGACGCCGCGATGGCGGTCAAGCGCGGGGTGCCGGGCGCGAGCCTGCCCAAGCCGCGCGAGCGCCGGGTCCGCGCGACCACGAGCGTGCTGGACCTTCCGCTGGAGGAGGTCCCGGCCCGGTCCGACGTCGCACTGGACAACCCGATCCCGACGCCGCCGTTCTGGGGTGACCGGATCGTCAAGGGCATCCCGCTGGGGGAGTACTCGGGCTATCTCGACGAGCGCGCGACGTTCCTCGGCCAGTGGGGTCTGCGTGGCACCCGCGGCGACACCGGACCGTCGTACGACGAGTTGGTGGAGACGGAAGGACGGCCGCGGCTGCGGATGTGGATGGACCGGGTCAAGACGGACGGCATTCTCGAGGCGGCCGTGGTGTACGGCTACTGGCCCTGCTATTCCGAGGCGAACGAGCTGGTCGTGCTGGATCCGGCCGACAAGTCCACGGAGTTGCACCGGTTCGAGTTCCCCCGGCAGCGGCGCGATCGCTTCCTCTGCCTGTCGGACTTCTTCCGGCCGAAGGACTCGGGCGAGCTCGACGTGGTCGCGTTCCACCTGGTCACGATGGGGCCGAAGGTGGCGGAAGTGACCGGCGAGCTGTTCGCGAAGAACGCCTACCGGGAGTACCTCGAGCTGCACGGGCTGTCGGTTCAGCTGACCGAGGCGCTCGCGGAGTACTGGCACGCGCGGGTCCGCGACGAGCTCGGCTTTGGCAAGGATGACGGCGATCTGGACCGGATGTTGCGGGACCAGGAGTACCGGGGTTCGCGGTACTCGTTCGGCTATCCGGCCTGCCCCAATTTGGAGGACCGGGCAAAACTGGTGGACCTGTTGAAGCCGGAACGGATCGGGGTCGAGTTGTCCGAGGAACTGCAGTTGCATCCGGAGCAGTCCACCGACGCGCTGGTGGTGCACCACCCCGAGGCGAAGTACTTCAACGCCTCGTGA
- a CDS encoding HAD family hydrolase — protein sequence MTVKAVLWDMDGTLVDSEPIWGRVQIEVLGELGGHWTDEDSLKLIGSSLPDALKVWLAAVPEGAIEADALGERIYSEVVRALKESVVFRPGARELLEALRDEGTPCALVSASYRTMIDAVLSHFPPGLFEVVVAGDEVVNGKPHPEPYLTAARELDVDPADCVVIEDTLNGSASGLAAGAFVVAVPQWVPIPTEPRRVVLDTLAGVTPDDLRKLVS from the coding sequence GTGACGGTCAAAGCGGTGCTCTGGGACATGGACGGCACCTTGGTCGACTCCGAGCCGATCTGGGGCCGGGTGCAGATCGAGGTGCTGGGTGAGCTCGGCGGACACTGGACCGACGAGGACAGCCTCAAGCTGATCGGGAGTTCGCTGCCGGACGCTTTGAAGGTCTGGCTCGCGGCCGTGCCGGAGGGCGCGATCGAGGCGGACGCGCTGGGCGAGCGGATCTACAGCGAGGTCGTGCGCGCGCTGAAGGAATCGGTCGTGTTCCGGCCCGGCGCGCGCGAGCTGCTGGAGGCCCTGCGGGATGAGGGCACACCGTGCGCGCTCGTCTCCGCGTCGTACCGGACCATGATCGACGCGGTGCTGTCGCATTTCCCGCCGGGATTGTTCGAGGTCGTGGTCGCGGGGGACGAGGTCGTGAACGGCAAACCGCATCCCGAGCCGTACCTCACCGCCGCGCGCGAGCTGGACGTCGATCCGGCCGACTGCGTGGTCATCGAGGACACCCTCAACGGCTCGGCGTCCGGCCTTGCCGCGGGCGCTTTCGTGGTCGCCGTACCGCAGTGGGTGCCGATCCCCACGGAACCGCGTCGAGTGGTTTTGGACACCCTCGCGGGCGTTACTCCAGACGACCTGCGCAAACTAGTGTCCTGA
- a CDS encoding ABC transporter substrate-binding protein, whose protein sequence is MVILDKRRTVAITAAGVLAVSLSACAQGGTTGSTTKDVTIRVATAEGVTALDPAGAYDTGSRTVHANIYQTLLTIIPGKATPVPDAADCQFDTPTTYTCTLKSKLTFHNDHDLRASDVKFSFDRMVKIKDPQGPSALFATLGNVQVVDEVTVTFNLKRADATFPYLLTTTAAAIVDEQVFPKDKLLPDTKVVGSGPYRLTSYKPGESAVLEKFADYHGVRPPENNRVDIKWYKASADVKQALTNGSADVGFRGIGPQDLKTLRDTDSLQVVEGDAAEIRAFAFHFKSAIVKKTPVRRAVAQLIDRATITKKVYDGQVTPLFSLMPTGFGGHTESFKNEYKEPSRAKAAAILAEGGIAAPVTLTLGYTPTHFGGSAGAEAAEVKRQLEASGLFKVTLKSAPWPQFQQQARAGTYDLFHLGWVPDFPDGDNFLAPFLKDGGFYQNGYKSQLANRLIELEVGSQNNVDRDSTFRDLQTLVANDVPAIPIWQGRMSVVAGKDVKNVLETLNPLFYFYYSYLTK, encoded by the coding sequence ATGGTGATTCTGGACAAGCGCCGTACCGTGGCGATCACGGCGGCGGGTGTTCTGGCGGTGAGCCTGAGCGCTTGTGCCCAGGGTGGTACCACGGGCAGCACCACGAAGGACGTGACCATCCGGGTCGCGACCGCCGAGGGCGTCACCGCACTCGACCCGGCCGGGGCGTACGACACCGGCTCGCGGACGGTGCACGCGAACATCTACCAGACCCTGCTGACCATCATCCCGGGCAAGGCGACGCCCGTGCCGGATGCGGCCGACTGCCAGTTCGACACCCCCACGACGTACACCTGCACCCTGAAGTCCAAGCTGACCTTCCACAACGATCACGACCTGCGCGCGTCCGATGTGAAGTTCTCGTTCGACCGGATGGTCAAGATCAAGGACCCGCAGGGCCCGTCGGCGTTGTTCGCGACCCTCGGCAACGTCCAGGTCGTCGATGAGGTCACGGTCACGTTCAACCTCAAGCGCGCCGACGCCACCTTCCCGTACCTGCTCACCACGACGGCCGCCGCGATCGTCGACGAGCAGGTCTTCCCGAAGGACAAGCTGCTGCCCGATACGAAGGTCGTCGGCAGCGGCCCGTACCGCCTCACGTCGTACAAGCCGGGCGAAAGTGCCGTGCTGGAGAAGTTCGCCGACTATCACGGGGTGCGTCCGCCGGAGAACAACCGCGTCGACATCAAGTGGTACAAGGCTTCCGCCGACGTCAAGCAGGCCCTCACGAACGGATCCGCCGACGTCGGTTTCCGGGGGATCGGCCCGCAGGACCTGAAGACCCTGCGCGATACCGACAGCCTCCAGGTGGTCGAGGGGGACGCGGCCGAGATCCGCGCGTTCGCCTTCCACTTCAAGTCGGCCATCGTCAAGAAGACACCGGTACGACGTGCCGTCGCGCAGCTGATCGATCGCGCGACCATCACCAAAAAGGTGTACGACGGTCAGGTGACGCCGTTGTTCTCGTTGATGCCGACCGGCTTCGGCGGGCACACCGAGTCCTTCAAGAATGAGTACAAGGAGCCGTCGCGGGCGAAGGCGGCCGCCATCCTCGCGGAGGGCGGTATTGCGGCACCGGTGACGCTCACCCTCGGCTACACCCCGACCCACTTCGGTGGTTCGGCGGGCGCGGAGGCGGCTGAGGTCAAGCGCCAGCTCGAGGCGTCCGGCCTGTTCAAGGTGACGTTGAAGAGCGCGCCCTGGCCGCAGTTCCAGCAGCAGGCCCGCGCCGGGACGTACGACCTGTTCCACCTCGGCTGGGTGCCGGACTTCCCGGACGGTGACAACTTCCTCGCGCCGTTCCTGAAGGACGGCGGGTTCTACCAGAACGGCTACAAGTCGCAGCTGGCGAACCGGCTGATCGAGCTCGAGGTCGGCTCGCAGAACAACGTCGACCGCGACTCCACCTTCCGCGATCTGCAGACGCTGGTCGCCAACGACGTACCGGCCATCCCGATCTGGCAGGGCCGCATGAGCGTCGTAGCGGGCAAGGACGTCAAGAACGTCCTGGAGACCCTCAACCCGCTCTTCTACTTCTACTACTCCTACCTGACGAAGTAG
- a CDS encoding ABC transporter permease, whose amino-acid sequence MTTPLEVSPEAATADPEAVLKGVGKIEGRSLGQIAWIRLKRDKVAIAGAVVVVLLILMAVFAPLIVNLLGSPPNEFHQDKIDTQGGTLAPLGRFGGMSSEHLMGIEPLNGRDIFSRVVYGSRISLLIAFFATLLSVFIGTTMGIIAGFFGGWVDAVISRLMDVFLAFPLLVFAIALAGVVPDDAFGLGGDTLRISVLVFVIGFFNWPYIGRIIRGQTLSLREREFVDASRSLGARKPYILITELLPNLMGPILVYATLLIPTNILFEAALSFLGVGVRPPTATWGGMLSDAVAYYTMPHFMFWPGMAIFITVLAFNLFGDGLRDALDPRAR is encoded by the coding sequence GTGACCACACCACTCGAGGTCTCACCCGAGGCGGCAACGGCGGATCCCGAAGCCGTCCTGAAGGGTGTCGGCAAGATCGAGGGCCGCTCACTCGGGCAGATCGCCTGGATCAGGCTGAAGAGGGACAAGGTCGCGATCGCGGGAGCGGTCGTGGTGGTACTGCTCATCCTGATGGCCGTGTTCGCGCCGCTGATCGTGAACCTGCTCGGCTCACCGCCGAACGAGTTCCACCAGGACAAGATCGACACTCAAGGTGGCACGCTGGCCCCCTTGGGCAGGTTCGGGGGCATGAGCTCCGAGCACCTGATGGGGATCGAACCGCTGAACGGCCGGGACATCTTCAGCCGGGTCGTCTACGGCTCCCGGATCTCGCTGCTGATCGCGTTCTTCGCGACCCTGCTCTCGGTTTTCATCGGTACCACCATGGGCATCATCGCCGGCTTCTTCGGCGGCTGGGTGGACGCTGTGATCAGCCGGCTGATGGACGTCTTCCTGGCCTTCCCGCTGCTGGTCTTCGCGATCGCGCTCGCGGGTGTCGTACCGGACGACGCGTTCGGCCTCGGCGGTGACACGCTGCGCATCTCGGTGCTGGTGTTCGTGATCGGATTCTTCAACTGGCCGTACATCGGCCGGATCATCCGAGGTCAGACGCTGTCGCTGCGCGAACGCGAGTTCGTGGACGCGTCCCGCAGCCTCGGCGCGCGGAAGCCGTACATCCTGATCACCGAGCTGCTGCCGAACCTGATGGGTCCGATCCTCGTCTACGCGACGTTGCTGATCCCGACCAACATCCTCTTCGAGGCGGCGTTGTCCTTCCTCGGTGTCGGCGTCCGGCCGCCGACTGCCACCTGGGGTGGCATGCTCTCCGACGCGGTGGCGTACTACACGATGCCGCACTTCATGTTCTGGCCTGGCATGGCGATCTTCATCACCGTGCTGGCCTTCAATCTGTTCGGTGACGGGCTGCGCGATGCGCTCGATCCCCGGGCTCGGTGA
- a CDS encoding ABC transporter substrate-binding protein — MAASAALALVLSACGGGTDTTGGGGGATEEFNASLTKVFNPSDKKGGIMKFAHSDQLDTVDPGETYYGVSWNFLRTYGRSLLMYKVAPGAESNELTGDLAEGPGVPSDGGKTWTYKLRAGVKFEDGTPVTSKDVKYAVLRSTDKETFPNGPAYFEAFLNLPAGYKGVYKSKGVNTDSAITTPDDQTIVFHLKQAFGGFDYMAALPQTVPIPEAKDTGAKYKQHVISSGPYMFDKVEEGKGYTLKRNPNWDPATDPNRKALPDGYEVTLKVEGNDLDNRLISGDIHIDLAGTGVQPAAQGKVLSDPELKKRADNPTIARLWYTSINPKVAPFDNIDCRKAVMYAVDQTGYQTAYGGAFAGGDLATTIMPPMIAGYQKFDLYPNGADHKGDIAKAKEHLTACGQPNGFSTNMVYRSDRAKEKATAESMKQSLERVGIKLTLKGYPAGDYFSQYAGNPPFMLKNKIGLATNGWGADWNDGFGFLSQIVDSRVIRDTGGSSNISVRVPEVDKMLDAAVSETDTAKREAAWGAIDKRVMEEAVIYPGVYAKSLVLRGKGVTNVFYNEAFGQYDYMAMGLQ, encoded by the coding sequence GTGGCTGCCAGCGCAGCGCTCGCGCTTGTCCTTTCGGCCTGTGGTGGCGGAACGGACACGACCGGCGGAGGCGGTGGTGCGACCGAGGAGTTCAACGCGTCGCTCACCAAGGTGTTCAACCCTTCTGACAAGAAGGGCGGCATCATGAAGTTCGCCCACTCCGACCAGCTGGACACGGTCGACCCGGGCGAGACGTACTACGGCGTCTCCTGGAACTTCCTGCGTACCTACGGCCGTTCGCTGTTGATGTACAAGGTCGCACCCGGTGCCGAGAGCAACGAGTTGACCGGTGACCTGGCCGAGGGCCCGGGCGTGCCGTCCGACGGTGGCAAGACCTGGACCTACAAGCTGCGCGCGGGCGTGAAGTTCGAGGACGGCACTCCGGTGACCTCCAAGGACGTCAAGTACGCCGTACTGCGGTCCACGGACAAGGAGACCTTCCCGAACGGCCCGGCGTACTTCGAGGCGTTCCTGAACCTCCCCGCCGGCTACAAGGGCGTCTACAAGTCCAAGGGCGTCAACACGGACTCGGCGATCACCACGCCGGACGACCAGACGATCGTCTTCCACCTGAAGCAGGCCTTCGGCGGATTCGACTACATGGCCGCGCTGCCGCAGACGGTGCCGATTCCCGAGGCCAAGGACACGGGCGCGAAGTACAAGCAGCACGTGATCAGCTCCGGCCCGTACATGTTCGACAAGGTCGAAGAAGGCAAGGGTTACACCCTCAAGCGGAACCCGAACTGGGACCCCGCGACCGACCCGAACCGCAAGGCGCTGCCGGATGGTTACGAGGTCACGCTCAAGGTTGAGGGCAACGACCTCGACAACCGTTTGATCTCCGGTGACATCCACATCGACCTGGCCGGCACCGGTGTGCAGCCGGCCGCCCAGGGCAAGGTGCTGAGCGACCCGGAACTGAAGAAGCGCGCGGACAACCCGACCATCGCCCGCCTCTGGTACACCTCGATCAACCCGAAGGTGGCGCCGTTCGACAACATCGACTGCCGTAAGGCCGTCATGTACGCGGTCGACCAGACCGGCTACCAGACCGCCTACGGAGGCGCGTTCGCCGGTGGCGACCTGGCCACCACGATCATGCCGCCGATGATCGCCGGCTACCAGAAGTTCGACCTGTACCCGAACGGCGCCGACCACAAGGGTGACATCGCGAAGGCCAAGGAGCACCTGACCGCTTGTGGTCAGCCGAACGGTTTCAGCACCAACATGGTGTACCGCTCGGACCGCGCCAAGGAGAAGGCGACCGCGGAGTCGATGAAGCAGTCGCTCGAGCGTGTTGGCATCAAGCTGACCCTGAAGGGCTACCCGGCGGGTGACTACTTCTCGCAGTACGCCGGCAACCCGCCGTTCATGCTCAAGAACAAGATCGGTCTGGCCACCAACGGCTGGGGCGCGGACTGGAACGACGGCTTCGGCTTCCTGTCGCAGATCGTCGACAGCCGGGTCATCCGGGACACCGGCGGTTCGTCGAACATCAGTGTTCGCGTTCCCGAGGTCGACAAGATGCTGGACGCGGCGGTCAGCGAGACCGACACGGCCAAGCGCGAGGCGGCCTGGGGCGCGATCGACAAGCGCGTGATGGAAGAGGCCGTGATCTACCCGGGCGTCTACGCCAAGAGCCTGGTGCTGCGTGGCAAGGGCGTCACGAACGTCTTCTACAACGAGGCGTTCGGCCAGTACGACTACATGGCCATGGGCCTGCAGTAG
- a CDS encoding ABC transporter permease: protein MVTYILRRLLAAIGLLFVISVITFSIFYLVPRLAGSTPETMATRYVGRAATESTVKATAEKLGFYDPIAVQYFNWAKGVVVGKDYDYGAGVERCPAPCVGYSFITKQAVWPELLDRIPVTLSLAVGAALIWVVGGVAIGVLSALRRGSFWDRAAMSVALAGVSLPIFFTGLICLAFFSYQLQWTKPGGSYTPFQDNPIVWAQSLTLPWITLAFLFSAQYARMTRAGMLETMNEDYIRTARAKGLPERTVVVSHGLRAALTPILTIFGLDVGLLLGGAVLTEKTFSLNGLGKYAVDAIVANDLPKILGVTLVAACFIVIANLIVDLLYAVVDPRVRAS from the coding sequence GTGGTCACTTACATCTTGCGACGGTTGCTGGCCGCAATTGGTCTGCTCTTCGTCATCAGCGTCATCACCTTCTCGATCTTCTACCTGGTGCCGCGTCTCGCCGGTTCAACGCCGGAGACGATGGCCACCCGTTACGTCGGTCGCGCCGCCACCGAGTCGACCGTCAAGGCGACCGCGGAGAAGCTCGGCTTCTACGACCCCATCGCGGTCCAGTACTTCAACTGGGCCAAGGGCGTCGTCGTGGGCAAGGACTACGACTATGGCGCCGGTGTCGAGCGCTGCCCGGCGCCTTGTGTCGGCTACTCGTTCATCACCAAGCAGGCCGTCTGGCCGGAACTGCTGGACCGAATACCGGTGACCCTGTCGCTCGCGGTCGGCGCCGCCCTCATCTGGGTGGTCGGCGGTGTCGCGATCGGCGTGCTGTCCGCGCTGAGACGCGGCAGCTTCTGGGATCGCGCGGCGATGAGCGTGGCCCTGGCCGGCGTCTCCCTGCCGATCTTCTTCACCGGCCTGATCTGTCTGGCGTTCTTCAGCTATCAGTTGCAATGGACCAAACCCGGCGGAAGTTATACGCCGTTCCAGGACAACCCGATCGTCTGGGCTCAGTCGCTGACGTTGCCCTGGATCACGCTGGCCTTCCTGTTCTCCGCGCAGTACGCACGGATGACGCGTGCGGGCATGCTCGAGACGATGAACGAGGACTACATCCGGACCGCGCGCGCCAAGGGTCTGCCCGAGCGCACGGTCGTCGTCAGCCACGGTCTGCGGGCCGCGCTGACGCCGATCCTGACGATCTTCGGTCTGGACGTCGGCCTGCTACTCGGTGGTGCCGTACTGACCGAGAAGACCTTCTCGCTCAACGGCCTCGGCAAGTACGCCGTCGACGCCATCGTCGCGAACGACCTGCCGAAGATCCTCGGCGTCACCCTGGTCGCGGCCTGCTTCATCGTCATCGCCAACCTGATCGTCGACCTGCTGTACGCCGTGGTCGACCCGAGAGTGCGGGCCTCATGA
- a CDS encoding ABC transporter ATP-binding protein: MSESSAFLDVRDLKVHFKTDDGIVKSVDGLSFQLERGKTLGIVGESGSGKSVTSLSIMGLHKRGSAQISGEVLLDGMDLVSASPEEVRLLRGKRMAMIFQDPLSAMHPYYTVGHQIIEAYRVHNKVTKQVARKHAIEMLDRVGIPQPDKRIDAYPHQFSGGMRQRAMIAMALSCDPELLIADEPTTALDVTVQAQILDLIRDLQQEFNSAVIIITHDLGVVAELADDIQVMYAGRAIEYGAAEDIFDRPQHPYTWGLLGSMPRIDRERTERLIPIQGTPPSLINVPPGCAFNPRCNYSELNGGASETERPELLDVGDGHKVACHLNAAQRQQIWETDILPKL; this comes from the coding sequence ATGAGCGAATCCTCAGCCTTCCTCGACGTTCGCGATCTGAAGGTTCACTTCAAGACCGACGACGGCATCGTCAAGTCGGTCGACGGGTTGTCGTTCCAGCTGGAGCGCGGCAAGACGCTCGGCATCGTGGGCGAATCGGGCTCGGGCAAGAGCGTGACCAGCCTGTCGATCATGGGTCTGCACAAGCGTGGTTCGGCCCAGATCAGCGGCGAGGTGCTGCTGGACGGGATGGACCTGGTCAGCGCCAGCCCGGAGGAGGTCCGCCTGCTCCGCGGTAAGCGGATGGCGATGATCTTCCAGGACCCGTTGTCGGCGATGCACCCGTACTACACGGTCGGGCACCAGATCATCGAGGCCTACCGGGTGCACAACAAGGTGACCAAGCAGGTCGCCCGCAAGCACGCGATCGAGATGCTGGACCGGGTCGGCATCCCGCAGCCGGACAAGCGGATCGACGCCTACCCGCACCAGTTCTCCGGCGGGATGCGGCAGCGCGCGATGATCGCGATGGCGCTGTCCTGCGACCCGGAACTGCTGATCGCGGACGAGCCGACCACCGCGCTCGACGTCACGGTACAAGCGCAGATCCTGGACCTGATCCGGGATCTGCAGCAGGAGTTCAACTCGGCGGTCATCATCATCACCCATGACCTGGGTGTGGTGGCCGAGCTGGCCGACGACATCCAGGTGATGTACGCCGGTCGCGCGATCGAGTACGGCGCGGCGGAGGACATCTTCGACCGGCCGCAGCACCCCTACACTTGGGGGCTGCTCGGTTCGATGCCGCGAATCGACCGGGAGCGGACCGAACGGCTGATCCCGATCCAGGGCACGCCGCCGAGCCTGATCAACGTTCCGCCGGGTTGCGCCTTCAACCCGCGCTGCAACTATTCCGAACTGAATGGTGGCGCCAGCGAGACGGAACGGCCCGAACTGCTGGACGTCGGCGACGGTCACAAGGTGGCCTGCCACCTGAACGCCGCGCAACGCCAGCAGATCTGGGAAACCGACATCCTGCCGAAGTTGTGA